Proteins encoded within one genomic window of Glandiceps talaboti chromosome 3, keGlaTala1.1, whole genome shotgun sequence:
- the LOC144433068 gene encoding uncharacterized protein LOC144433068 — protein sequence MTNISLPVILFLTSPIKIISLIKTGTVGRAGPTTHSAVIYTTSTQTTPDNGHQNESPPPHQKQDNIVAIGGAVAGSGVLVIVIVITVVCIMKCRKSSTPKIQPGSERPENHYVMSVINDGYVNTPTATHGTVNLAVQNEPDDTVGTASVTIEMNGNNRSSEHLNENHNKADETVDVDSLYAKPVKKKNIKGEPGQDNCHDDNNQDIRDTEEKLNEDENVVSMNNAEGLTYAELDLSSMEPRRSTKKQVKQEEETVNADLKT from the exons ATGACCAATATATCACTACCCGTCATATTGTTTTTAACATCGCCGATCAAGATAATTTCGTTAATCAAGACAG GCACTGTTGGTAGGGCTGGGCCTACAACCCATTCCGCAGTTATATATACAACATCCACACAAACAACACCTGATAATGGTCACCAGAACGAAAGCCCACCTCCACACCAGAAACAAGACAATATTGTAGCCATTGGCGGCGCTGTAGCCGGTTCTGGAGTTCTTGtaattgtcatagtgataaCAGTGGTCTGCATAATGAAATGCAGAAAGTCATCAACACCAAAAATACAACCTGGGAGTGAACGACCAGAAAACCACTACGTCATGTCTGTCATCAATGACGGTTATGTTAATACGCCAACAGCGACACATGGAACTGTCAATCTGGCTGTACAGAATGAACCCGACGATACTGTCGGCACAGCTTCTGTTACTATTGAGATGAACGGAAATAATCGTTCAAGCGAACATCTGAATGAAAATCACAATAAAGCAGACGAGACGGTTGACGTTGACAGCTTGTATGCAAAACCTGTAAAGAAGAAGAACATTAAAGGTGAACCAGGTCAAGACAACTGTCATGATGATAACAACCAAGACATACGTGACACCGAGGAAAAGCTGAACGaagatgaaaatgttgtttCGATGAACAATGCAGAGGGGTTGACTTACGCTGAACTGGACCTTTCAAGCATGGAACCACGCCGTAGTACAAAGAAACAGGTCAAACAAGAAGAAGAAACTGTGAATGCAGATTTAAAAACATAA